The nucleotide window TCTTTAGCCCTGAAGATAACGCAGCCGTAATAACAGGCAGGCTTAATCCTGTCCAATATTTGGGGACGGCGGTAATTTTCATTACCTATAGCCTCCTGATATTTTTTCTTTATAAGTTCTTCCTTCTCCACTAGGAAATTCAAGATAGAATAAATTTTGAAATTATATTCCGGCTCCACTTTTAGGCCCATGTCTTTAAGATCGTCCACCAATTGCTGTCTTTTTATCTGCTCGTATTCATTAAGCTCTTCCGGATCCGCATTAAGCAGGTTGGCAGCATGGGTAAGTTTGATATAACAGGAAACACAGGGACACAAAATTTGTTCATAGCCCATTTTTTTAGCTAAAAGAAGGTTTCTGGCAGACAATGCTGCAGAAAGCTCTTCGTTGGTGTGGTGGGCAGGGGTAGTACCGCAGCAGTTCCAGTCTTCAATTTCTTCATATTCTATATCCAAAGCATCCAATAATTTTTTTATGGACAGGTTGTAGTCAAGGGCAGTGGAATTTAGGGAACATCCTGGATAATATGCAATTTTATTTATGTTTTTTTCTTCCATATAATTTTACATATACTTTTTCATTACCTTGCCCAGGCTTTTTCTGCCCCTTACCAGCTCCGGCAATATTTTTATCTTTCTCTTTTTTAAAATGTCCAAAGCAATATCGGCATCATTGACTATTCTTCCCGTACCCAGGTTCAAGCCCATAATAAGCCCCGGCTCATAGCTTCTGCCAAAAAACTGCAGTATTTTTATAAATATTTTATAAAACTTGGAAATTGGTTTGTTCTTATGGGTATCCTGCTGCCAGGTAGCCACCCTTAGGTGGTTCATGATAGCAGCAATACTTATGTCTTCCGGACAGCGGGTGGAGCATATATCGCATTCCAGGCATAACCATATTGTATTGGAATTAACTATCTTGTCTATCTGTCCTGCCTGTATGAGGCTTATGATTTGATGGGGCTTATACTCATAAAGATCTACTACCGGACAACCTGCGCTGCACTTTCCGCACTGACAACAATAGTTGATGTGAGGTTCTACGAAGTTCTCTAGATCACTCTTTATTTTGTGGTAATCTATACCTTTTTTTGCCATGTACCAATTATGGTAGGTAGGTTTTTAAAAATTTATAAAATTAAAACAAATAATACACAATACAGCCAGCCTATGCAAGTTTAAAAATTAAAAATTGCCTAGCCTCCTGCTAATAGGCCCTGCCTGCACTTACTACCGCTGCCAATGATTATAAAGTTTTATTTATCTTAAATCGTCTACTACTATATCCCCTACCTGGTATTTGTAACCCATATTTTCCGCTATCTGCAGGCATTTTACCTTGAGTAGGAAAAATATCTCTTTATCTTCTTCGTTTAAAGCCTCGTAATTTCCCTGGCCTTTGGATATTACCAAATCTGCCTGCCTGAAAGCCTGCCTGAATTCATCAGAAGCCAGTTCCAGCATAGCTCCCGGCAAATCAATACCGGTAGTAATAACCTTTACCAGTGAGGTTAAACCCACTTCCTGGGCATCTTCCATGGTAGCATCATTGATGGTAGGACCGCCCCTTACCGCAAAAGTTACTTTCAAAGGGCCGATATATTCAATAAATACCTTATCAAATACAATCTCCCCTGTATTGTCGCCCACGTATAAAATATTTTTAGCTTCTGCTACTTTTTGTTTAAACAACTTTATTTTTTCTTCATCCAGGGGCTGAACCAGGGCATCATCTATGGTTTGCTGAACTAAATTTTCATCCATGTCCGGCTGCTGTACAAAATCAATTATATTACCGGCAATTGCTACCCTTAAAGCAGTTTCAAACTTATCTTCTGAAGCCTCAATTAGCTTTCTCACTTTAGGTTCCAAGTGCAGGCATATCTGATTATATTTTTTCTTAAGTTTACGGTATGGATCTTTTTTGGGCTCATGTTTTCTAATTACGTCCTGGGCTAAATTAAAGGTATGGAAAGCATGCTCTCCTACCTTAAAATTAGATACTGCTTCCAGGGCTTCCCTGGCCATCTGCTCTTTAGTTTTAGCATCTACTCCCAGCAGGTCCGCTGCCTGCAGGACCTGGTTCACATAACAGGGTATGCATTTTAGGTTTAACTTCATAGGTCTCTTTTCCTCTACTGGTTTTCTATATTCTTTATTGATACAAATATTGTTCTAAAATTTCCCACATCCTTTTAATTTCTAATCCTGCTTCGCTCTGGGGATTATCGGTTATAAATTTTTTCTGGGAAAGATATACAGAAACTTGTTCATCATAAGGTATTTTTCCCAGCACCTCTATCCCGTTTTGGCGGCAAAATTCCTCTATCTGGGCACTGTTATCCAAATTTAAGTCATATTTGTTGATGCTAACAAATACCTTGATATTAAATATCTGGGCTACCTTAAACACCTTTTTAAAGTCACTGATAGCTGAAAGGGTAGGTTCAGTTACAATAAGGGCTGCATCTACCCCGTTTAAAGAAGATATTACCGGACAGCCTATTCCCGGGGCCCCGTCTATTATTATGAGCCGGTATCCTTCCTGGTTGGCAATATCTTCTGCTGTGTTGCGGATTCTGGTAACCAGTAATCCTGAATTTTCAGCACCAGGTATAAGCCGGGCATGAACCATAGGACCAAAACTGGTCTGGGATATAAAGCTTGTACCTTGAACTGAAGGTTTAAGCTCTAAAGCTCCCACCGGGCAGGCGTAAACACATACCCCGCACCCTTCGCACCTCAAGTCGTCTATCTTTATATCCGTCTCAGAATCTTTAATAGCTTCGAACCGGCAGAGTTCCTCACATTTTCCGCAGTTTATACAGTCCCCCACTAAAGTGGCTACTGCCCCTCCGCTGAATTCTTCCTGCTTCTTTAATTCAGGCTCCAGCAATATATGAAGGTTGGCCGCATCCACATCACAGTCTACCGCAATATGGTCATGGGCCAGCTTTATGAAATTAGAGGCCACTGTAGTTTTACCAGTGCCGCCTTTTCCGCTTATTATGGTCAGCTGTTTCATAACCCTAATTCCTTTTCTATCTGCTTTATTATATTCTCAAATACTTGCCTGTAGCTGCTGTCATATTCAATGATGGTATCGCCCCGGGAATAATGCCTGGCAATCTCGGTATCATTGGGTATTTTGGCCAGTATGCTGATATGGTTATCCTGGCAGTATTTCTCTACCTGGTCATCACCAATACCATCCCGGTTTATGACTACCCCAAAAGGCTTGTTCATGCCCCTTAGCACTTCTATGGAAAGCTGCAGGTCATTTAACCCGTAAGGGGTAGGCTCGGTAACCAACAGGCAGTAGTCACAGTCCTTTACTGAAAATACCATAGAGCAGGAAGTTCCAGGGGGGCAATCAATGATTACCAGTTCAGATTTTACGATATCCTTATCCAGGGCAGACTGTAGGGAAACGGTCCGCATGGATCCTGGTATCAAATCGCCCATATAATAATTGATATTAG belongs to Actinomycetota bacterium and includes:
- a CDS encoding CoB--CoM heterodisulfide reductase iron-sulfur subunit B family protein is translated as MEEKNINKIAYYPGCSLNSTALDYNLSIKKLLDALDIEYEEIEDWNCCGTTPAHHTNEELSAALSARNLLLAKKMGYEQILCPCVSCYIKLTHAANLLNADPEELNEYEQIKRQQLVDDLKDMGLKVEPEYNFKIYSILNFLVEKEELIKKKYQEAIGNENYRRPQILDRIKPACYYGCVIFRAKEADKFDQTENPMTMERLLKIVGIDSREFQFKTECCGAIMSLTHKDAVLKLSGKILEMTEDCGANCIVLFCQLCQQNLDLRQSQINKAFKTNYHIPVIYITQVLGMALGLSEKEVMLDRLFVEPSIK
- a CDS encoding 4Fe-4S dicluster domain-containing protein, which translates into the protein MAKKGIDYHKIKSDLENFVEPHINYCCQCGKCSAGCPVVDLYEYKPHQIISLIQAGQIDKIVNSNTIWLCLECDICSTRCPEDISIAAIMNHLRVATWQQDTHKNKPISKFYKIFIKILQFFGRSYEPGLIMGLNLGTGRIVNDADIALDILKKRKIKILPELVRGRKSLGKVMKKYM
- a CDS encoding ARMT1-like domain-containing protein, producing the protein MKLNLKCIPCYVNQVLQAADLLGVDAKTKEQMAREALEAVSNFKVGEHAFHTFNLAQDVIRKHEPKKDPYRKLKKKYNQICLHLEPKVRKLIEASEDKFETALRVAIAGNIIDFVQQPDMDENLVQQTIDDALVQPLDEEKIKLFKQKVAEAKNILYVGDNTGEIVFDKVFIEYIGPLKVTFAVRGGPTINDATMEDAQEVGLTSLVKVITTGIDLPGAMLELASDEFRQAFRQADLVISKGQGNYEALNEEDKEIFFLLKVKCLQIAENMGYKYQVGDIVVDDLR
- a CDS encoding ATP-binding protein, with amino-acid sequence MKQLTIISGKGGTGKTTVASNFIKLAHDHIAVDCDVDAANLHILLEPELKKQEEFSGGAVATLVGDCINCGKCEELCRFEAIKDSETDIKIDDLRCEGCGVCVYACPVGALELKPSVQGTSFISQTSFGPMVHARLIPGAENSGLLVTRIRNTAEDIANQEGYRLIIIDGAPGIGCPVISSLNGVDAALIVTEPTLSAISDFKKVFKVAQIFNIKVFVSINKYDLNLDNSAQIEEFCRQNGIEVLGKIPYDEQVSVYLSQKKFITDNPQSEAGLEIKRMWEILEQYLYQ
- a CDS encoding ATP-binding protein, which gives rise to MIISVASGKGGTGKTTIACNLALAVGYCQLMDYDVEAPNTSFFMKPDIKHIQKVSIKHPYFLTETGADFSPCAQFCHYNAVAVIGQEVVFFPELCHGCGGCLLVGPPGSVREKDVVVGEVKKGTAQPNINYYMGDLIPGSMRTVSLQSALDKDIVKSELVIIDCPPGTSCSMVFSVKDCDYCLLVTEPTPYGLNDLQLSIEVLRGMNKPFGVVINRDGIGDDQVEKYCQDNHISILAKIPNDTEIARHYSRGDTIIEYDSSYRQVFENIIKQIEKELGL